The following proteins come from a genomic window of Lolium rigidum isolate FL_2022 chromosome 5, APGP_CSIRO_Lrig_0.1, whole genome shotgun sequence:
- the LOC124657677 gene encoding trans-cinnamate:CoA ligase, peroxisomal-like, which produces MDMLPKRDGNHVPLSPITFLPRAASSYADRTSLIYGSTTFTWKQTYQRCCRVAAALQEMGVCKNDVVSVLSPNSPAMYELHFAVPMAGAVFNAINSRLDAAGVATIINHAQPKVLLVDYEYTGLVTEAIKALSADAPKPTLVVMDDHNKPTGARMAGADIEYEQLVARGDPARYPPRVLEDEWDAVTLNYTSGTTAAPKGVVYSHRGSYLSTMANMIQWGLSNEAVYLWSLPMFHCNGWACTWGVAACGGVNVCIRSPTAVNIYTSIATHGVTHMCVAPVLFNVLIEGRREPLPRPVQVLTGGAPPAASVLDSIEKLGFKITHSYGMTEATGPATYCEWRQRWDALPAPERAALKARQGVSALSLAAVDVKDLNTMKSVPRDGATLGEIVIRGSGVMKGYYRNPEATEAAFRGGWFLTGDVGVVHPDGYVEIKDRSKDVIISGGENISSVEVESVLYGHPAVLEAAVVAMPHPHWGETPCAFMSLKEGAPKVKEEEVVSFCRSKMARFMVPKKVVFVDHLPRNSTGKVQKLLLRERARALVAAAANNKEQHLIIAGNPKATEAAFRGGWFLIGDVGVVHPDGYVEIKDRSKDVIISGGENISSVEVESVLYGHPAVLEAAVVAMPHPHWGETPCAFMSLKEGAPEVKEEEVVSFCRSKMARFMVPKKVVFVDHLPRNSTGKVQKLLLRERARALVAAAANNNKEQHLVIAGSSRL; this is translated from the exons ATGGACATGTTGCCAAAGCGCGATGGTAACCACGTTCCTCTGAGCCCCATCACCTTCCTCCCGAGGGCCGCCTCCTCCTACGCCGACCGCACCTCCCTCATCTACGGCAGCACCACCTTCACCTGGAAGCAGACGTACCAACGCTGctgccgcgtcgccgccgcactCCAGGAGATGGGCGTCTGCAAGAACGACGTC GTGTCGGTTCTTTCACCCAACTCGCCGGCGATGTACGAGCTGCACTTCGcggtgcccatggccggcgcggtTTTCAACGCCATCAACTCGCGCCTGGACGCGGCCGGCGTGGCTACCATCATCAACCATGCCCAGCCCAAGGTGCTGCTCGTGGATTACGAGTACACCGGCCTCGTGACCGAGGCGATCAAAGCCCTGAGCGCCGACGCGCCGAAGCCAACGCTCGTGGTGATGGACGACCATAACAAGCCCACAGGCGCCCGCATGGCCGGCGCTGACATCGAGTACGAGCAGCTGGTGGCGAGAGGAGACCCGGCGAGGTACCCTCCCCGAGTCCTCGAGGACGAGTGGGACGCTGTCACACTTAACTACACCTCCGGCACGACGGCGGCGCCCAAGGGCGTCGTGTACAGCCACCGCGGCTCCTACCTCAGCACGATGGCCAACATGATCCAGTGGGGGCTGAGCAACGAGGCCGTCTACCTCTGGTCTCTCCCCATGTTCCACTGCAACGGCTGGGCCTGCACGTGGGGCGTTGCGGCATGCGGCGGCGTCAACGTCTGCATCCGCTCCCCCACCGCCGTGAACATATACACCTCCATAGCCACCCACGGCGTCACCCACATGTGCGTCGCACCGGTGCTGTTCAACGTCCTCATAGAGGGCCGCCGTGAGCCGCTGCCCCGCCCCGTGCAGGTGCTCACGGGCGGCGCGCCACCGGCGGCTTCGGTCCTCGACAGCATCGAGAAGCTCGGGTTCAAAATCACGCACTCGTACGGCATGACGGAGGCGACGGGGCCTGCTACGTATTGCGAGTGGCGGCAGCGGTGGGACGCGCTGCCGGCGCCAGAGCGGGCGGCGCTGAAGGCGCGGCAGGGCGTGAGCGCGCTCTCCCTCGCCGCGGTCGACGTGAAGGATCTCAACACCATGAAGAGCGTGCCCCGTGACGGCGCCACCCTCGGCGAGATCGTGATACGCGGGAGCGGCGTCATGAAGGGGTACTACAGGAACCCGGAGGCCACGGAGGCGGCGTTCCGCGGCGGCTGGTTCCTCACCGGCGACGTCGGGGTGGTGCACCCGGACGGGTACGTGGAGATCAAGGACCGCTCCAAGGACGTGATCATCTCCGGCGGCGAGAACATCAGCAGCGTCGAGGTGGAGTCCGTGCTCTACGGCCACCCGGCCGTGCTCGAGGCCGCCGTCGTGGCCATGCCGCACCCGCACTGGGGCGAGACGCCATGCGCCTTCATGTCGCTCAAGGAAGGCGCCCccaaggtgaaggaggaggaggtcgtctcCTTCTGCCGCAGCAAGATGGCGCGCTTCATGGTGCCCAAGAAGGTGGTGTTCGTCGATCACCTGCCCAGGAACTCCACGGGGAAGGTGCAGAAGCTCCTGCTCCGTGAGAGGGCGCGCGCCCTCGTGGCAGCTGCTGCCAACAACAAGGAACAACACCTGATCATCGCTGG GAACCCGAAGGCCACGGAGGCCGCCTTCCGCGGCGGCTGGTTCCTCATCGGCGACGTCGGGGTGGTGCACCCGGACGGGTACGTGGAGATCAAGGACCGTTCCAAGGACGTGATCATCTCCGGCGGCGAGAACATCAGCAGCGTGGAGGTGGAGTCCGTGCTCTACGGCCACCCGGCGGTGCTCGAGGCGGCGGTCGTGGCCATGCCGCACCCGCACTGGGGCGAGACGCCGTGCGCCTTCATGTCGCTCAAGGAAGGCGCCCCcgaggtcaaggaggaggaggtcgtgTCCTTCTGCCGGAGCAAGATGGCGCGCTTCATGGTGCCCAAGAAGGTGGTGTTCGTCGACCACCTGCCCAGGAACTCCACCGGAAAGGTGCAGAAGCTCCTGCTCCGTGAGAGGGCGCGTGCCCTCGTGGCAGCTGCTGCCAACAACAACAAGGAACAACACCTGGTCATCGCTGGGTCTAGCAGGCTTTGA